Proteins encoded in a region of the Haloglomus salinum genome:
- a CDS encoding DUF58 domain-containing protein encodes MTIDPSFLDELERYARSRERDVSSRFRGEQRTKERGEGLTFADYRRYSPGDDTRRIDWKLFARTDEFYVTEYEAERNRTLHVLLDTSGSMGFAGDEGTPTKFEFAAKLGLGFAYLVAREHDEFRFSLFDERPRRIDRGRSNRGEVLSLVDEVEQVTPAGEGDFGGALEAYADQIGSRSLVLVCSDCLAPADEVERGLEALARNEVILARVLDPVERDLPVSGDVVAEDPESTRSLRTHVGSRRRERYRSRLTGHVDDVAERARTLRVRHRLVESDADFFDAFGEVWTA; translated from the coding sequence ATGACCATCGACCCGTCCTTCCTGGACGAACTGGAGCGGTACGCTCGCTCGCGCGAGCGGGACGTCTCCTCCCGGTTCAGGGGCGAGCAGCGGACGAAGGAGCGCGGCGAGGGGCTCACGTTCGCCGACTACCGGCGGTACTCGCCCGGCGACGACACGCGTCGCATCGACTGGAAGCTGTTCGCCCGGACGGACGAGTTCTACGTGACCGAGTACGAGGCCGAGCGCAACCGCACGCTCCACGTCCTGCTCGACACCAGCGGGTCGATGGGGTTCGCCGGGGACGAGGGGACGCCGACCAAGTTCGAGTTCGCCGCGAAACTCGGGCTGGGGTTCGCGTACCTGGTCGCCCGCGAGCACGACGAGTTCCGGTTCTCCCTGTTCGACGAGCGTCCGCGCCGCATCGACCGCGGGCGGTCGAACCGGGGGGAGGTCCTGTCGCTGGTCGACGAGGTGGAACAGGTCACACCCGCCGGCGAGGGTGACTTCGGCGGGGCACTAGAGGCGTACGCCGACCAGATCGGGTCGCGGTCGCTGGTGCTTGTCTGCAGCGACTGCCTGGCGCCCGCCGACGAGGTCGAGCGAGGACTGGAGGCGCTGGCCCGGAACGAGGTGATACTGGCGCGGGTGCTGGACCCGGTCGAGCGCGACCTCCCCGTGAGTGGTGATGTCGTCGCCGAAGACCCCGAGTCGACGCGGTCCCTACGGACCCACGTCGGGAGCCGCCGGCGCGAGCGGTACCGGTCCCGGCTGACCGGCCACGTCGACGACGTGGCCGAGCGGGCCCGGACCCTCCGGGTGCGGCACCGGCTGGTCGAGTCCGACGCGGACTTCTTCGACGCGTTCGGCGAGGTCTGGACGGCCTGA
- a CDS encoding DUF7502 family protein, protein MTDDASSGDADTARNGDDDSAPAPPDELRERVERAVRQVRREARKAAAVHAVVDGVVVLLAANLVLTLVGVVLPGPAWLESAIVVGLGVVAAITEFLARTRQPLVQQFEAVNPQVREALRTARDAAADGAETRVACRLYADVLDGLRSASSGDLISTRHVSAGAGLVVVLAVSTVGVSAAGLGLGLGPGADAGGPTDGDVPTGGSGDYDGLQDGDAVLGEETNVSEGDESEDVVIGGSTGEAGDAPAGDGGFDTGGFASEGSYDAQQAGFDSPDDVENADIIREYNLRIRSDDET, encoded by the coding sequence GTGACCGACGACGCATCCAGCGGTGATGCCGACACCGCCCGGAACGGTGACGACGACAGCGCCCCGGCGCCCCCGGACGAGCTCAGGGAACGCGTCGAGCGGGCCGTCCGGCAGGTCCGGCGCGAGGCTCGCAAGGCCGCGGCGGTCCACGCCGTCGTCGACGGCGTGGTCGTCCTCCTGGCAGCGAACCTCGTGCTGACCCTCGTCGGGGTCGTGCTTCCGGGCCCGGCGTGGCTGGAGTCTGCCATCGTGGTCGGCCTGGGTGTCGTGGCCGCCATCACCGAGTTCCTCGCCCGCACCCGGCAGCCACTGGTCCAGCAGTTCGAGGCCGTGAACCCGCAGGTCCGGGAGGCGCTCCGGACGGCCCGCGACGCCGCCGCGGACGGCGCGGAGACGCGGGTCGCATGCCGCCTGTACGCCGACGTGCTCGACGGGCTCCGGTCGGCCTCCAGCGGCGACCTGATATCGACCCGGCACGTCTCCGCCGGCGCCGGCCTCGTCGTGGTACTGGCCGTCTCGACGGTCGGCGTCAGCGCCGCCGGGCTCGGCCTGGGACTGGGCCCCGGTGCCGATGCGGGCGGCCCGACCGACGGCGATGTCCCGACGGGCGGGTCCGGCGACTACGACGGCCTGCAGGACGGCGACGCGGTGCTGGGCGAGGAGACGAACGTGAGCGAGGGTGACGAGTCCGAGGACGTCGTCATCGGTGGCAGCACCGGCGAGGCGGGCGACGCCCCCGCCGGCGACGGTGGCTTCGACACCGGCGGGTTCGCCTCCGAGGGCTCGTACGATGCCCAGCAGGCCGGCTTCGACTCCCCGGACGACGTGGAGAACGCCGACATCATCCGGGAGTACAACCTCCGCATCCGTTCCGACGACGAGACGTGA
- a CDS encoding AAA family ATPase, which produces MSQDPTTDDLELDIDELQTKLARVREEVGRRLVGQQRVLDDLLACVLADGNALLESNPGLAKTLTVRTLANVTDLDFSRVQNTPDLMPSDITGTEIIREGEGGSRDFVFEQGPIFANVVLADEINRATPKTQAALLEAMEEGQVTAAGETHALPDPFFVMATQNPIEQEGTYRLPEAQMDRFLLKILVDYPSLDEELAVVDRYTGRVDEAIPVEQVLSREELLDAQTLTREVPIADDIRERAVELVRETREADHIEYGASPRASMALVVTAKARALIEGRAYVSEDDIERMAKPVLRHRVVVDFRAERDGMTPDDAVDELL; this is translated from the coding sequence ATGAGTCAGGACCCCACGACCGACGACCTCGAACTGGATATCGACGAACTGCAGACGAAACTGGCACGCGTCCGCGAGGAGGTCGGCCGGCGACTGGTCGGCCAGCAGCGTGTCCTCGATGACCTCCTCGCCTGCGTCCTCGCGGACGGGAACGCCCTCCTGGAGTCGAACCCGGGGCTCGCCAAGACGCTCACGGTCCGGACGCTCGCGAATGTCACCGACCTCGACTTCTCGCGGGTCCAGAACACGCCGGACCTGATGCCGTCGGACATCACCGGCACCGAGATCATCCGCGAGGGCGAGGGCGGCAGCCGGGACTTCGTCTTCGAGCAGGGCCCCATCTTCGCCAACGTCGTCCTCGCGGACGAGATAAACCGGGCGACGCCGAAGACGCAGGCCGCGCTGCTCGAAGCGATGGAGGAGGGACAGGTGACTGCCGCGGGCGAGACCCACGCGCTGCCGGACCCGTTCTTCGTGATGGCGACACAGAACCCCATCGAGCAGGAGGGGACCTACCGGTTGCCGGAGGCACAGATGGACCGTTTCCTGCTGAAGATCCTCGTCGACTACCCGTCTCTGGACGAGGAGCTGGCGGTCGTGGACCGGTACACGGGTCGTGTCGACGAGGCGATTCCCGTCGAGCAGGTGCTCAGCCGCGAGGAACTGCTGGACGCACAGACCCTCACCCGGGAGGTCCCAATCGCGGACGACATCCGCGAGCGGGCGGTCGAACTCGTCCGAGAGACCCGCGAGGCCGACCACATCGAGTACGGGGCCTCGCCGCGCGCCAGCATGGCGCTGGTGGTGACCGCCAAGGCCCGCGCGCTCATCGAGGGGCGAGCGTACGTCAGCGAGGACGACATCGAGCGGATGGCCAAGCCGGTGCTCCGGCACCGGGTCGTCGTCGACTTCCGGGCCGAGCGCGACGGGATGACACCCGACGACGCCGTCGACGAGCTGCTATGA
- a CDS encoding DUF7408 domain-containing protein gives MAGLADVFLTPLGLLALLAVVPILLLYLVRPDPRRLQLPTLEFLAAGEEGGTDSAALETLRRNLLLLLQLLVVVLVALALASPYLMTSGTATVTETVVVLDTSASMAVEDASGGSRFDRARAIARESVSQTTSVVTAGATPRVRLQASGAADAREVLDDLSRTDAAGDLAAAVSQAVAVADEDARIVVVSDFAGDDAWRDAVETARGRGYTVDLRPVGGEAPNVGFVDAEYGRTSVTLSVKSYADQPVERTVGLGGARETIRLQPGDVGTATLPVPTGDATARLSPGDGLTLDDRVAVSGPEEARIRVLLVSNDPDRYLVTALEVLDEVSLTVAEPPTAVDGGYDVVVFAGVDRQRLLQSTREAAETVTRAGGGTIVVAQDDLRQVGYGGLLPVEPTGRSSGPSIRASDDPLVRGISFPPPKSYLTTELRNGSRSLVRAGDSPLIARGRLGNGRTLYYGYLPDATQFQFNYQYPVLWKRLVYEAAGREPLPRTNYETGTRLSVPNGTAVTAPDGSRTVAGGTATLDAAGHYRLGDRRVAAALLDTGESNVSAPALRTGPDGVARSREEVVQRPLDLSPAVALAALGALLTEVALLRRRGDL, from the coding sequence ATGGCAGGCCTCGCCGACGTGTTCCTGACCCCGCTCGGTCTGCTCGCCCTCCTCGCCGTCGTGCCCATCCTGCTGCTGTACCTGGTCCGGCCGGACCCCCGTCGGCTACAGCTGCCGACGCTGGAGTTCCTCGCGGCCGGAGAGGAGGGCGGCACCGACAGCGCCGCGCTCGAGACGCTCCGCCGGAACCTCCTGTTGCTCCTCCAGCTGCTCGTGGTCGTGCTGGTGGCGCTCGCGCTGGCATCGCCGTATCTCATGACCAGCGGGACCGCGACGGTCACGGAGACGGTGGTCGTGCTGGACACCTCCGCGAGCATGGCCGTCGAGGACGCAAGCGGGGGGAGCCGGTTCGACCGGGCCCGGGCCATCGCCCGGGAGTCGGTCTCGCAGACCACATCCGTCGTGACCGCCGGCGCGACGCCACGGGTCCGGCTCCAGGCCAGTGGCGCGGCGGACGCCCGCGAGGTGCTCGACGACCTCTCGCGGACGGACGCTGCGGGCGACCTCGCCGCGGCCGTCTCGCAGGCGGTCGCCGTGGCCGACGAGGATGCCCGCATCGTCGTCGTCAGCGACTTCGCCGGCGACGACGCGTGGCGCGACGCCGTCGAGACCGCCCGTGGCCGGGGCTACACGGTCGACCTGCGGCCGGTCGGGGGCGAGGCCCCCAACGTCGGCTTCGTCGACGCCGAGTACGGCCGGACGAGCGTCACGCTCTCCGTGAAGAGCTACGCCGACCAGCCCGTCGAGCGGACGGTCGGTCTGGGCGGGGCACGCGAGACCATCCGGCTCCAGCCCGGCGACGTGGGGACCGCGACGCTGCCGGTCCCGACCGGCGACGCGACCGCCCGCCTCTCGCCGGGCGACGGGCTCACGCTCGACGACCGGGTCGCTGTCTCCGGCCCCGAGGAGGCGAGGATTCGCGTCCTGCTGGTGAGCAACGACCCGGACCGGTATCTGGTGACGGCGCTGGAGGTGCTCGACGAGGTCTCGCTGACGGTCGCCGAGCCGCCGACGGCCGTCGACGGGGGGTACGACGTGGTCGTCTTCGCCGGGGTCGACCGGCAGCGGCTGCTACAGAGCACGCGCGAGGCCGCCGAGACGGTGACCCGCGCGGGCGGCGGCACCATCGTCGTCGCACAGGACGACCTCCGACAGGTCGGCTACGGCGGCCTCCTGCCGGTCGAGCCGACCGGCCGTTCGTCGGGCCCCTCGATCCGGGCGAGCGACGACCCGCTCGTCAGGGGTATCAGCTTCCCGCCACCGAAGTCGTACCTGACCACCGAGTTGCGGAACGGGTCCCGGAGCCTGGTCCGGGCGGGCGACTCGCCGCTCATCGCCCGCGGGCGACTCGGGAACGGCCGGACCCTCTACTACGGTTACCTCCCGGACGCCACCCAGTTCCAGTTCAACTATCAGTACCCGGTGCTGTGGAAGCGGCTCGTCTACGAGGCGGCCGGGCGGGAGCCGCTCCCGCGGACCAACTACGAGACGGGCACGCGCCTCTCGGTCCCCAACGGGACGGCGGTGACGGCTCCGGACGGGAGCCGGACCGTGGCCGGCGGCACGGCCACCCTGGACGCCGCTGGTCACTACCGCCTCGGCGACCGGCGGGTGGCGGCCGCGCTGCTCGACACGGGGGAGTCGAACGTCTCGGCCCCGGCGCTCCGGACCGGTCCCGACGGCGTCGCGCGGTCGCGGGAGGAGGTCGTCCAGCGGCCGCTGGACCTCTCTCCGGCGGTCGCGCTCGCCGCGCTCGGGGCGTTGCTGACGGAGGTGGCGCTGCTCCGGCGCCGGGGTGACCTGTGA
- a CDS encoding MBL fold metallo-hydrolase, with product MATLQLLRHATLRLTLGDTTLLVDPMLSEPGEMPPIPNSPNDRRNPLVPLPDVPLDHDALLVTHCHRDHFDQVARDGFAEGTTALCQPNDAEFLASTGADSQPVDDTATLGDLTVTRTPARHGYGDLAEQMAPVSGFVLEAPDEPTVYHAGDTVPYEAVRETLDEHEPDVVVANAGAAQFTEGRPITMTPEDVVTLTEWTDATIVADHMDSINHCLATREDLQATLDEAGVEEQVVVPDDGETVDL from the coding sequence ATGGCCACGCTCCAGCTCCTGCGCCACGCGACACTCCGACTGACGCTCGGTGACACGACACTGCTGGTCGACCCGATGCTCTCCGAGCCCGGCGAGATGCCGCCGATTCCGAACTCACCGAACGACCGCCGGAACCCGCTGGTGCCGCTGCCCGACGTGCCACTCGACCACGACGCGCTGCTGGTGACACACTGCCACCGCGACCACTTCGACCAGGTGGCGCGCGATGGGTTCGCCGAGGGGACGACGGCGCTCTGCCAGCCCAACGACGCCGAGTTCTTGGCGTCGACGGGGGCTGACTCCCAGCCGGTCGACGACACGGCGACGCTGGGCGACCTGACCGTGACGCGGACGCCGGCGCGCCACGGCTACGGCGACCTCGCGGAGCAGATGGCCCCGGTGTCGGGGTTCGTGCTGGAGGCCCCCGACGAGCCGACCGTCTACCACGCCGGCGACACCGTGCCGTACGAGGCCGTGAGGGAGACGCTGGACGAGCACGAGCCGGACGTGGTGGTGGCCAACGCCGGCGCGGCACAGTTCACCGAGGGTCGGCCCATCACGATGACGCCCGAGGACGTGGTGACACTGACCGAGTGGACGGACGCGACCATCGTCGCGGACCACATGGACAGCATCAACCACTGTCTCGCGACGCGCGAGGACCTGCAGGCGACGCTCGACGAGGCGGGCGTCGAGGAGCAGGTCGTCGTGCCCGACGACGGCGAGACGGTCGACCTCTGA
- a CDS encoding VWA domain-containing protein, whose protein sequence is MSLLQAGLPVPGLQAGIPGTEAAEVTVRGVTVGVELPLVALALPVVLVALVALTFHLCGAAGDWSRRRRLGLFASRVVLATLLVAAAAGPYTVTARETPGDPRVRLLADESDSMAVTDANVDALAAAIEAEGVPVSRSIVGSGTTSRLGDAVVANTERDAELLVVSDGQVTGGRSLGEAAEVATSADATVHAVQLSTTRTERYVTLAGPAKTSAGVGNSFLVRVGGADLGSSSATVTVTADGTPVFTEEISGAGAAEFTYTFDEVGSHELVARVDADDVHDDNDVVRRSVRVVPKPRVLYVSRGEYPLEGLLDRLYNVTSRPAVPDDLEPYQAVVLQDLPADEAGNVTALQRAVIDGTGLVTVGGRNAYDNGGYANSSLGSMLPVRVGEGGGRTTRMVLLVDVSGSSEAGMETQKRVALDVLEQLGDGNEVGVVGFNWQAHLVNDIVPLGSNREQLRSKVRRLQSGGGTDLGVGLQGAADLLDGPGTVIVVSDGQAQDVTSRAVARRLNEQGVQVVTVGVGRRVNEDLLSDVASATGGQYLRADETDRLRLLFGGESRTFAAGKLTVVDRNQFITAGVEPESDPGLANEVSVKAGAEFLVATGDGEPALAQWRYGLGRVVSVTAYGVDGSLDGLLERPDSLLLSKSVNWAVGDPERNARGVVSAPDGRVGEQVTVRYVGSERPEGPPRFRQVAPETYEATLVPDEQGFREVLGATVAVNSPREYEGYGQSDALAGLVRTTGGQQFRSSEAAAIAETVTQSASRTREVRREWGWLALAGALLLFLLEVAARRISRYRRRTTTTATAADD, encoded by the coding sequence ATGTCGCTCCTCCAGGCCGGGCTGCCCGTGCCCGGGCTCCAGGCCGGCATTCCCGGGACCGAGGCGGCCGAGGTCACCGTGCGTGGCGTGACCGTCGGCGTCGAGTTGCCGCTCGTCGCGCTGGCGCTCCCGGTCGTCCTCGTCGCACTCGTCGCGCTGACGTTCCACCTCTGCGGGGCGGCCGGCGACTGGAGCCGGCGCCGACGGCTGGGACTGTTCGCCTCGCGGGTGGTCCTCGCGACGCTTCTGGTGGCCGCAGCTGCCGGCCCGTACACGGTCACCGCCCGCGAGACGCCCGGTGACCCGCGGGTCCGCCTGCTGGCCGACGAATCCGATTCGATGGCCGTGACCGACGCGAACGTGGACGCGCTCGCGGCCGCCATCGAGGCCGAGGGGGTCCCGGTCAGCCGGTCGATCGTCGGGTCGGGCACCACCTCGCGGCTGGGTGATGCCGTCGTCGCCAACACCGAGCGGGACGCGGAGCTGCTGGTGGTCTCGGACGGGCAGGTGACGGGCGGCCGGTCGCTGGGCGAGGCCGCCGAGGTCGCCACCAGCGCCGACGCCACCGTCCACGCGGTCCAGCTCTCGACGACCCGGACCGAACGGTACGTCACCCTCGCCGGCCCCGCCAAGACCAGCGCCGGCGTCGGCAACAGTTTCCTCGTCCGTGTCGGCGGGGCGGACCTGGGGTCGAGCAGCGCCACCGTCACGGTCACGGCCGACGGGACGCCCGTCTTCACCGAGGAGATCTCGGGCGCGGGCGCCGCCGAGTTCACCTACACCTTCGACGAGGTGGGCTCTCACGAGCTGGTCGCGAGGGTCGACGCCGACGACGTCCACGACGACAACGACGTGGTCCGGCGGAGCGTCCGCGTCGTCCCGAAGCCGCGGGTCCTGTACGTCTCCCGCGGCGAGTACCCGCTGGAGGGGCTGCTCGACCGTCTCTACAACGTGACCAGCCGCCCGGCGGTGCCGGACGACCTCGAACCGTACCAGGCCGTCGTGCTACAGGACCTCCCCGCGGACGAGGCGGGTAACGTGACCGCCCTCCAGCGGGCGGTCATCGACGGAACGGGCCTGGTCACGGTGGGTGGCCGGAACGCGTACGACAACGGCGGCTACGCGAACTCCTCGCTGGGGTCGATGCTCCCCGTCCGGGTCGGCGAGGGCGGCGGCCGGACGACCCGGATGGTCCTGCTGGTCGACGTCTCCGGCAGCTCCGAGGCGGGCATGGAGACGCAGAAACGCGTCGCGCTCGACGTGCTGGAGCAGCTCGGCGACGGCAACGAGGTCGGGGTGGTCGGCTTCAACTGGCAGGCCCATCTGGTCAACGACATCGTCCCGCTGGGGTCGAACCGGGAGCAGCTCCGCTCGAAGGTCCGGCGGCTGCAGAGCGGCGGCGGGACCGACCTCGGGGTCGGGCTGCAGGGCGCCGCCGACCTGCTCGACGGCCCTGGAACCGTCATCGTCGTCTCGGACGGCCAGGCCCAGGACGTCACGTCCCGGGCGGTCGCGCGGCGGCTGAACGAGCAGGGCGTCCAGGTCGTGACCGTCGGCGTCGGGCGGCGGGTGAACGAGGACCTGCTGTCGGACGTGGCGTCGGCCACCGGTGGGCAGTATCTCCGGGCCGACGAGACCGACCGGCTGCGGCTCCTGTTCGGCGGCGAGTCCCGGACCTTCGCCGCCGGGAAGCTGACCGTGGTCGACCGGAACCAGTTCATCACGGCTGGGGTCGAGCCCGAGTCGGACCCCGGGCTTGCCAACGAGGTGTCGGTCAAGGCCGGCGCGGAGTTCCTCGTCGCCACCGGTGACGGCGAACCCGCACTGGCCCAGTGGCGCTACGGCCTCGGCCGGGTCGTCTCCGTCACGGCCTACGGGGTCGACGGCTCGCTGGACGGGCTGCTGGAGCGGCCGGACTCCCTCCTGCTGTCGAAGTCGGTCAACTGGGCGGTCGGCGACCCGGAGCGCAACGCTCGCGGTGTCGTGTCCGCCCCCGACGGGCGTGTCGGCGAGCAGGTGACCGTGCGGTACGTGGGCAGTGAGCGCCCCGAGGGCCCGCCACGGTTCCGCCAGGTCGCGCCCGAGACGTACGAGGCGACGCTGGTCCCCGACGAGCAGGGCTTCCGCGAGGTGCTGGGGGCCACCGTCGCGGTCAACTCCCCCCGCGAGTACGAGGGGTACGGCCAGTCCGACGCGCTGGCCGGGCTCGTCCGGACGACCGGTGGACAGCAGTTCCGCTCGAGCGAGGCAGCCGCCATCGCCGAGACGGTCACGCAGTCGGCCAGCCGGACCCGTGAGGTCCGCCGGGAGTGGGGGTGGCTGGCGCTCGCCGGCGCCCTCCTGCTGTTCCTGCTCGAGGTCGCAGCCCGGCGAATCTCGCGGTACCGCCGGCGCACCACCACGACCGCGACTGCCGCCGACGACTGA